From Nitratidesulfovibrio vulgaris str. Hildenborough, a single genomic window includes:
- a CDS encoding thioredoxin family protein, whose protein sequence is MSAIRDITTEAGMAHFEGLSDAIVFFHKNLCPHCKNMEKVLDKFGARAPQVAISSVDSEARPELMKELGFERVPTLVFIRDGKVAKVFSGIMNPRELQALYASI, encoded by the coding sequence ATGAGTGCAATAAGGGACATCACCACAGAAGCCGGCATGGCCCATTTCGAAGGGCTTTCCGACGCCATCGTCTTCTTCCACAAGAACCTGTGCCCGCACTGCAAGAACATGGAAAAGGTGCTGGACAAGTTCGGTGCCAGAGCGCCCCAGGTCGCCATCTCCAGCGTGGACAGCGAGGCCCGCCCCGAACTCATGAAGGAACTTGGATTCGAGCGCGTACCCACACTGGTCTTCATCCGGGACGGCAAGGTCGCCAAGGTCTTTTCCGGCATCATGAACCCGCGTGAATTGCAGGCCCTGTACGCGTCCATCTAA
- a CDS encoding Crp/Fnr family transcriptional regulator, producing the protein MQRHLVDEFWCINVDSTAWSKVLHRGTRREFKKGEQIVSAGELVTQLRYLESGSVCMKRTTLDGNEKILMHIERSSLFCEVPFFTGDEIHSSFNCHRDAVVYCFSKEVVDDILEMYPCIAKDIIRTLSMKVSVLSNQIASLGLDTLEQRIAKFILLRYNLMNLADADLMTLGTLRMKDVASILGVHRATLYRALKTMEKMRLIKLLNENRLQVLNIEALAALANH; encoded by the coding sequence ATGCAGAGACATCTTGTCGATGAATTCTGGTGCATCAACGTGGACAGCACGGCATGGTCCAAGGTGCTTCACCGTGGGACCAGACGAGAGTTCAAGAAAGGTGAACAGATCGTCAGTGCGGGGGAGCTCGTGACCCAGCTCCGTTACCTTGAATCAGGGTCTGTATGTATGAAACGTACGACACTGGACGGTAACGAGAAGATCCTCATGCACATCGAACGGAGTTCACTCTTCTGCGAGGTGCCATTCTTCACGGGTGACGAGATCCACAGCTCTTTCAATTGCCATCGTGATGCCGTCGTATACTGTTTTTCGAAAGAGGTGGTCGACGACATACTCGAGATGTACCCGTGCATCGCAAAGGACATCATCCGTACGCTATCCATGAAGGTCAGTGTACTGAGCAACCAGATCGCATCGCTAGGTCTCGACACACTCGAACAGCGCATAGCGAAGTTCATACTGCTCCGCTACAACCTGATGAACCTTGCTGATGCAGACCTCATGACACTCGGGACACTGCGCATGAAGGATGTGGCGAGCATCCTTGGCGTACACAGGGCCACCCTCTACAGGGCACTGAAGACCATGGAGAAGATGCGGCTGATCAAGCTGCTGAACGAAAACAGGTTGCAGGTGCTGAACATAGAGGCGCTGGCCGCTCTCGCCAACCATTGA
- a CDS encoding sulfatase: protein MSKKDNIKNVIFIMLDTLQFNYLGCYGNDVVKTPNLDKFAQNGFLFENAYSEGLPTIPVRRAIMTGRFTLPYSGWRPLTTEDTSITDMLWCREVQTALVYDTPPMRLPKYGYSRGFDYVRFCNGHELDHETFCNVPLDEEFKAEDYLSPNWLKKDENGEYDSSSKSLIRETECYLRQRQFWASDADNYASVVISEADNWLKMKRNPQRPFFLWLDSFDPHEPWDPPSMWEKKPCPYDPDYTGNPLLLAPWTEIDGVMTEEECAHIRALYAEKVTLVDKWLGKLFDSLKAQGLWDDTMIVITSDHGQPMGSGEHGHGLMRKCRPWPYEELVHVPLLIRVPGLEGGKRISSFVQNVDITATVVDGLGMGLEALAEAGHEGITTYAGDDMHGISLLPVMRGETDKVRDFAIAGYYGMSWSIIDHDYSYIHWLQREIDTDSMNKVFYDGSGKGGNAGAQSAKLEMKEEMWTCVPGAEVSVPHTDELYDRRNDQFQLKNLIGEQPEKAKELLQKLKLFIGELRTS, encoded by the coding sequence ATGTCAAAGAAAGACAACATCAAGAACGTCATCTTCATCATGCTCGACACGTTGCAGTTCAACTATCTTGGCTGCTACGGCAACGATGTGGTGAAGACGCCGAACCTCGACAAGTTCGCCCAAAACGGCTTCCTGTTCGAGAACGCCTACAGCGAAGGGCTGCCCACCATCCCCGTGCGGCGCGCCATCATGACCGGCCGTTTCACGCTGCCCTACAGCGGCTGGCGTCCGCTGACCACCGAAGACACCTCCATCACGGACATGCTCTGGTGCCGTGAGGTGCAGACAGCGCTGGTGTATGACACCCCCCCCATGCGCCTTCCCAAGTACGGCTACTCTCGCGGGTTCGACTACGTACGTTTCTGCAACGGTCACGAACTGGACCACGAGACCTTCTGCAACGTGCCGCTTGACGAAGAGTTCAAGGCCGAGGACTACCTTTCGCCCAACTGGCTGAAGAAGGATGAGAACGGCGAATACGATTCGTCGAGCAAGTCGCTCATCCGCGAGACGGAATGCTACCTGCGCCAGCGCCAGTTCTGGGCTTCCGATGCGGACAACTACGCCTCCGTGGTCATCTCCGAGGCCGACAACTGGCTGAAGATGAAGCGCAACCCGCAGCGCCCCTTCTTCCTGTGGCTCGACTCGTTCGACCCGCATGAGCCCTGGGACCCGCCGTCAATGTGGGAGAAGAAGCCCTGCCCCTACGACCCCGACTACACGGGCAACCCGCTGCTGCTCGCCCCGTGGACCGAAATCGACGGTGTCATGACCGAAGAGGAATGCGCACACATCCGCGCCCTCTACGCGGAGAAGGTGACCCTCGTCGACAAATGGCTCGGCAAACTGTTCGACTCGCTCAAGGCGCAGGGGCTGTGGGACGACACCATGATCGTCATCACCTCCGACCACGGACAGCCCATGGGCAGCGGCGAACACGGTCATGGACTGATGCGCAAATGCCGTCCGTGGCCCTACGAAGAACTGGTGCACGTGCCCCTGCTCATCCGGGTCCCCGGCCTTGAGGGTGGCAAGCGCATATCGTCGTTCGTACAGAACGTGGACATCACCGCCACGGTGGTCGATGGTCTGGGCATGGGGCTCGAAGCCCTTGCCGAGGCCGGACACGAAGGCATCACCACCTATGCAGGCGACGACATGCACGGTATCAGCCTGTTGCCCGTCATGCGCGGCGAGACCGACAAGGTGCGCGATTTCGCCATCGCGGGCTATTACGGCATGTCATGGTCCATCATCGATCACGACTACAGCTACATCCACTGGCTGCAGAGGGAGATCGACACGGATTCCATGAACAAGGTCTTCTACGACGGCTCCGGCAAGGGCGGCAACGCCGGTGCCCAGTCTGCCAAGCTGGAGATGAAGGAAGAGATGTGGACCTGCGTGCCGGGGGCCGAAGTATCCGTCCCCCACACCGACGAGCTGTACGACAGGCGGAACGACCAGTTCCAGCTGAAGAACCTCATCGGTGAGCAGCCGGAAAAGGCCAAGGAGCTTCTGCAGAAGCTCAAGCTCTTCATCGGCGAGCTGCGCACGTCGTAG
- the nhaC gene encoding Na+/H+ antiporter NhaC: MSSDTRKPSLLWAVFTFIVPVAIILYGTVVVAVRPPVLPLLVAVVVAGAMCLRIGYSWEELQEGMLSAVGRIQIAVAILMLVGMIIAAWMASGTIPTIIYWGLKLIAPNHFLVSTIILCAVASLATGTSFGTMGTIGVALLGVGTAMGYDPAWTVGAIVSGAYFGDKMSPVSDSTNIAAAVCEVPLFTHIASMLWTTLPALVVSIIGYAILGSMHTGTAESVGNINTILTTLEGSFSLSPVALIPPVLMIVLAYKRLPVLPVMVVCVVSALAIALFEGVSVVNLAKFLTTGYKAATPSPELNKLLSCGGLMSIMATTLLLTCGMAFGGILEKARVLEVLLDAILRGATSAVSLVGATVAAAYIILFGTGSQMLAVVVPGRAFGESFRRAGIEQVVLSRTCEDAGTLGCPLVPWSVHAFYILGVLGVSATDYMPYAFLNYLVPVFSMACAITGIGIMRTTPKNA; encoded by the coding sequence ATGAGTTCCGACACAAGAAAACCATCACTTTTGTGGGCTGTATTCACTTTCATCGTTCCCGTAGCCATCATTCTTTACGGAACGGTTGTCGTCGCGGTCAGGCCTCCGGTCCTGCCCCTCCTTGTGGCTGTGGTCGTTGCCGGGGCGATGTGCCTCAGGATAGGCTACAGTTGGGAGGAATTGCAGGAAGGCATGCTCTCCGCCGTGGGGCGCATCCAGATAGCCGTGGCGATTCTCATGCTCGTGGGCATGATCATCGCCGCATGGATGGCCTCGGGCACCATTCCAACCATCATCTACTGGGGGCTCAAACTCATCGCCCCCAACCACTTCCTCGTCTCGACCATCATACTCTGTGCCGTGGCATCACTGGCCACTGGCACCTCGTTCGGCACCATGGGCACCATAGGCGTCGCCCTGCTGGGCGTGGGTACCGCCATGGGCTATGACCCTGCATGGACCGTGGGGGCGATCGTCTCCGGGGCATACTTCGGCGACAAGATGTCACCGGTCTCGGACTCCACGAACATCGCCGCCGCCGTCTGTGAAGTGCCGCTCTTCACGCACATCGCCTCGATGCTCTGGACAACGCTGCCCGCACTGGTCGTCTCGATCATCGGGTACGCCATTCTCGGGTCCATGCACACGGGCACAGCAGAAAGCGTGGGGAACATCAACACCATCCTGACCACTCTCGAAGGCTCGTTCTCGCTTTCCCCCGTGGCCCTCATCCCCCCTGTGCTGATGATCGTGCTCGCCTACAAGCGCCTTCCCGTGCTGCCCGTCATGGTCGTGTGCGTGGTCAGCGCACTGGCAATCGCCCTGTTCGAAGGCGTGTCGGTGGTCAACCTCGCCAAGTTCCTGACGACCGGCTACAAAGCCGCAACCCCTTCTCCCGAGTTGAACAAGCTCCTCTCCTGCGGCGGCCTCATGAGCATCATGGCCACCACCCTGCTGCTCACCTGCGGCATGGCCTTCGGCGGCATCCTCGAAAAGGCCCGTGTGCTCGAAGTGCTGCTCGACGCCATCCTGCGCGGTGCCACCTCTGCGGTGTCGCTCGTCGGCGCCACCGTGGCCGCGGCGTACATCATCCTGTTCGGCACAGGCAGCCAGATGCTCGCCGTGGTCGTTCCCGGGCGCGCCTTCGGCGAATCGTTCAGAAGAGCGGGCATCGAACAGGTGGTGCTCTCGCGGACGTGCGAAGACGCAGGGACCCTCGGCTGCCCGCTGGTGCCGTGGAGCGTGCACGCCTTCTACATCCTCGGTGTCCTCGGGGTCAGTGCAACCGACTACATGCCTTACGCCTTCCTCAACTATCTTGTTCCGGTCTTCTCCATGGCCTGCGCCATCACAGGTATCGGCATCATGAGAACAACGCCCAAGAACGCCTAG
- a CDS encoding flavin reductase family protein yields the protein MFQSLGARPLVFPTPIFLVGSYDREGKPNIMTVAWGGICSSQPPSIAVSIRKNRWTYNAIMERRAFTVCVPSTRFASHADYAGIFSGEEENKFEALGLTPVAGEHVDAPYVAEFPMAVELRLTHTLDIGLHTQFIGEIMDVKIDSSCLDADGLPDINKVDPVIFAPGARAYHAVGGFIAKAFSAGKSLRR from the coding sequence ATGTTCCAGTCACTGGGGGCGCGCCCCCTCGTCTTTCCCACCCCCATCTTCCTCGTGGGCAGCTACGACCGCGAAGGCAAGCCCAACATCATGACCGTGGCATGGGGCGGCATCTGCTCTTCGCAGCCCCCCAGCATCGCGGTCTCCATCCGCAAGAACCGCTGGACATACAACGCCATCATGGAACGCCGCGCCTTCACCGTATGCGTGCCGTCCACCCGCTTCGCCAGCCATGCCGACTATGCGGGCATCTTCTCCGGCGAAGAGGAGAACAAGTTCGAGGCACTGGGGCTGACGCCCGTGGCGGGCGAACATGTGGACGCTCCCTACGTCGCCGAATTTCCCATGGCTGTCGAACTGCGCCTCACGCATACGCTGGATATCGGACTGCATACCCAGTTCATCGGTGAAATCATGGACGTGAAGATCGACAGCAGTTGCCTCGACGCCGATGGGCTGCCCGACATCAACAAGGTCGACCCCGTCATCTTCGCGCCCGGTGCCCGCGCCTATCACGCCGTGGGCGGCTTCATCGCCAAGGCGTTCTCCGCAGGCAAGTCGCTGCGACGCTAG
- a CDS encoding ABC transporter substrate-binding protein, which translates to MKRSFVYTVVMALVLAFASVAAAEEKTYINGIDANYPPFAYVDKDGKPAGFDVDSMNWIAAKMGFKVVHKPMDWDGIVPSLLAKKIDMVCSGMSITDARKKQITFSEPYWTVSQVFVAKKDSKLSVDDVYKGKKKLGVQRGTSEADALQKQAPEKGWNFELRFYDSAPLAIEDVLNGRIDAAGMDILPAEDAAAKKPVKILGTFGEPEDFGVATRNEDTELRGKINEGYKLLMADPYWQQLKDKYLQKK; encoded by the coding sequence ATGAAGAGATCTTTCGTCTATACCGTCGTCATGGCTCTGGTGCTCGCCTTCGCCAGCGTGGCCGCAGCCGAAGAGAAGACCTACATCAACGGCATCGACGCCAACTATCCGCCCTTCGCCTACGTCGACAAGGACGGCAAGCCCGCCGGTTTCGACGTGGACTCCATGAACTGGATAGCCGCCAAGATGGGGTTCAAGGTCGTGCACAAGCCCATGGACTGGGACGGCATCGTGCCCAGCCTGCTGGCGAAGAAGATCGACATGGTGTGCTCCGGCATGTCCATCACCGACGCGCGCAAGAAGCAGATCACCTTTTCCGAGCCCTACTGGACGGTCTCGCAGGTGTTCGTGGCCAAGAAGGACAGCAAGCTCTCCGTGGATGACGTCTACAAGGGCAAGAAGAAGCTGGGCGTGCAGCGCGGCACCTCTGAAGCCGACGCCCTCCAGAAGCAGGCCCCCGAAAAGGGCTGGAACTTCGAACTGCGCTTCTACGATTCGGCCCCGCTCGCCATCGAGGACGTGCTGAACGGACGCATCGACGCCGCAGGCATGGACATCCTGCCCGCCGAAGACGCCGCCGCCAAGAAGCCCGTCAAGATCCTCGGCACCTTCGGTGAGCCCGAAGACTTCGGCGTGGCCACCCGCAACGAAGACACCGAACTTCGCGGCAAGATCAACGAAGGCTACAAGCTGCTCATGGCCGACCCCTACTGGCAGCAGCTGAAGGACAAGTACCTCCAGAAGAAGTAG
- a CDS encoding amino acid ABC transporter permease has translation MLDKLLVIWDALPYILEGSAVTIATVLGSLALGFCMGVPMAVAQVYGGRPVRYLVGLYVWFFRGMPILVLLFLFYFGLFQALDLNLSAFTASCLVLGMASAAYQSQIFRGSILALPQGQLKAARALGMSDGAAIRSIVLPQALRLSIPAWSNEYSILLKDSALAFVLGTPEIMARTHFVASRTYEHLPLYMTAGALYFIITLAGLKVLRHLERKTRIPGYAGYGI, from the coding sequence ATGCTGGACAAACTCTTGGTCATATGGGACGCGCTTCCCTATATTCTCGAAGGCTCGGCCGTCACCATCGCCACGGTGCTGGGGTCGCTGGCCCTCGGGTTCTGTATGGGCGTACCCATGGCCGTGGCGCAGGTCTACGGCGGTCGCCCTGTGCGGTATCTCGTGGGGCTGTATGTCTGGTTCTTCCGGGGTATGCCCATTCTCGTGCTGCTCTTTCTCTTCTATTTCGGTCTGTTTCAGGCTCTCGACCTCAATCTGAGCGCGTTCACGGCCTCGTGTCTCGTGCTTGGCATGGCGAGTGCCGCCTACCAGTCGCAGATATTCCGCGGTTCGATACTCGCCTTGCCGCAAGGGCAGCTGAAGGCGGCCCGCGCACTGGGCATGAGCGACGGTGCGGCCATCCGCAGCATCGTCCTGCCGCAGGCGTTGCGTCTTTCCATTCCGGCGTGGTCCAACGAATACTCCATCCTGCTCAAGGACTCGGCACTTGCCTTCGTGCTTGGCACCCCGGAAATCATGGCCCGCACCCACTTCGTGGCATCGCGGACGTATGAGCACCTGCCATTGTACATGACGGCGGGGGCCCTCTACTTCATCATCACGCTGGCGGGGCTGAAGGTGCTGCGCCACCTCGAACGCAAGACCCGTATCCCCGGTTACGCCGGGTACGGCATCTGA
- a CDS encoding amino acid ABC transporter ATP-binding protein, producing MTDNATPILRVEHLSVALGGRPILRDVSLDVDRGQLKVLIGPSGAGKSTLLQCINHLILPDAGTVSLEGRAVDAHRKADLYAFRQQVGMIFQEFNLFDHLDALSNVSIALRKVRGMSRAAARERAMAELERVGLSSRHALYPAQLSGGQKQRVAIARALAMDPKVMLLDEPTSALDPELVGEVLAVIRDLAKGGMTMVMATHQMDFARALANEIVFMERGAIIERGSPAELLAPGAGTRTQDFCSRLTDLCEESC from the coding sequence ATGACCGACAACGCAACACCCATCCTGCGGGTTGAACATCTTTCCGTGGCCCTTGGCGGTCGTCCCATCCTCCGTGACGTGTCCCTCGATGTGGACAGGGGACAACTCAAGGTGCTCATCGGGCCTTCGGGGGCGGGCAAGAGCACTCTCCTGCAGTGCATCAACCATCTCATCCTGCCCGATGCCGGTACGGTGTCGCTGGAAGGGCGCGCCGTCGACGCACACCGCAAGGCCGACCTCTATGCCTTCAGGCAACAGGTTGGCATGATCTTTCAGGAATTCAACCTGTTCGACCACCTCGACGCGCTTTCCAACGTGAGCATCGCGTTGCGCAAGGTGCGCGGCATGAGTCGCGCTGCCGCCCGTGAACGGGCCATGGCCGAACTCGAGCGTGTGGGGCTTTCTTCGCGTCATGCCCTTTACCCCGCACAGCTTTCGGGTGGGCAGAAGCAGCGTGTGGCCATCGCGCGCGCCCTAGCCATGGACCCCAAGGTGATGCTGCTCGACGAACCCACCTCCGCCCTCGACCCTGAACTGGTGGGCGAAGTGCTGGCGGTCATCCGCGACCTCGCCAAGGGGGGCATGACCATGGTCATGGCCACACACCAGATGGATTTCGCGCGTGCCCTCGCCAACGAGATCGTGTTCATGGAGCGTGGCGCCATCATCGAACGGGGGTCGCCCGCCGAATTGCTGGCGCCCGGCGCCGGAACCCGTACGCAGGACTTCTGTAGTCGCCTCACCGACCTGTGCGAGGAGAGCTGCTAG
- a CDS encoding amino acid ABC transporter permease encodes MFDPDFVFGEMLPALNRGLITSMMLIVPSATLGLLFGIIVGTGRVFGPAWVRKAGDIYTATFRGVPLVVQLMIIYFGLPNIGIYLEPFPAAVLGFVLCSAAYNSEYVRGALLSIRQGQLKAAQALGFSKLKTVLFIVVPQAVRRALPGCGNEIIYLIKYSSLAYVITCIELTGEGKVVAARSFRFTEVFLFVGAYYLFLVTLASWILHRVEQHFSIPGFGRAKQ; translated from the coding sequence GTGTTCGATCCGGATTTCGTCTTCGGGGAGATGCTCCCCGCGCTGAACCGGGGGCTCATCACAAGCATGATGCTCATCGTGCCGTCGGCCACGCTTGGGCTTCTCTTCGGCATCATCGTGGGTACGGGCCGCGTGTTCGGCCCGGCATGGGTCCGCAAGGCGGGCGACATCTACACGGCAACCTTCCGGGGCGTGCCGCTGGTCGTGCAGCTCATGATCATCTATTTCGGGCTGCCCAACATCGGCATCTACCTCGAACCCTTCCCCGCCGCCGTGCTGGGCTTCGTGCTGTGCAGCGCGGCCTACAACTCCGAATATGTGCGCGGTGCCCTGCTCTCCATCAGGCAGGGCCAGCTCAAGGCGGCGCAGGCCCTTGGCTTCAGCAAGCTGAAGACCGTGCTCTTCATCGTCGTGCCGCAGGCCGTGCGTCGTGCCCTGCCCGGTTGCGGGAACGAGATCATCTATCTCATCAAGTACTCATCGCTGGCGTATGTCATCACCTGTATCGAGCTCACGGGAGAGGGCAAGGTGGTGGCGGCGCGCAGTTTCCGGTTCACCGAAGTGTTCCTGTTCGTCGGCGCCTACTACCTGTTTCTGGTGACGCTGGCGTCGTGGATTCTGCACCGGGTGGAACAGCACTTCAGCATCCCCGGTTTCGGTCGCGCCAAGCAGTAG
- a CDS encoding FAD-binding oxidoreductase, producing the protein MTVSTTRLTPALRTAIIDAVGRDAVLDTAGAPYDRDASELRATPDMVVLPESVGQIQALMRLATEHRFPVIPRGGGTGLAGGCLALMGGVVLSVERMNRVRAIDTRNLVAEVDAGCITQTLRDAAAAANLFYPPDPAGMDRSTVGGNVATNAGGPACVKYGVTRDYVLGVEAVLPDGELLRAGVRTRKGVVGYDMAHLLCGSEGTLGVITGLTMKLIPLPAATVGMAVAFADMPSAMRAVAAVLGAGHLPSAIEFMDHRCLALVGEMLPFPVPGARPSLLIIELDGQRATIEPQLDAVAAICREQGATQVLPAPTDAERATIWGVRRQVSLRIHDYAGLYLSEDVAVPLVAIADLVAELPAFEERYGLEIFAFGHAGDGNIHLNVTSSSTDNRERAEEGVVALARRVVELGGTISGEHGIGEAKKHLVPLELSARSIALQKGIRGVFDPLGIMNPGKVFP; encoded by the coding sequence ATGACCGTATCGACGACGAGACTCACCCCCGCACTCCGTACCGCCATCATCGACGCCGTGGGACGCGATGCCGTCCTCGACACTGCGGGTGCCCCCTACGACCGCGACGCCTCTGAATTGCGCGCGACGCCGGACATGGTCGTGCTTCCCGAAAGCGTCGGGCAGATACAGGCGCTCATGCGGCTTGCCACCGAACATCGCTTCCCCGTCATTCCGCGCGGTGGTGGCACCGGACTCGCCGGAGGATGCCTTGCCCTCATGGGCGGGGTGGTGCTGTCGGTGGAACGCATGAACCGTGTACGTGCCATCGACACCCGTAACCTCGTGGCCGAGGTCGACGCGGGTTGCATCACGCAGACCTTGCGCGACGCTGCGGCTGCCGCGAATCTCTTCTACCCGCCCGACCCTGCGGGCATGGACCGTTCGACCGTGGGCGGCAACGTGGCCACCAACGCGGGCGGCCCTGCCTGCGTCAAGTACGGCGTCACCCGCGACTATGTGCTGGGTGTCGAGGCGGTGCTGCCCGACGGTGAACTCCTCCGTGCCGGGGTACGCACCCGCAAGGGCGTTGTGGGGTACGACATGGCGCACCTCCTGTGCGGGTCCGAGGGTACACTCGGCGTCATCACGGGGCTGACCATGAAGCTCATCCCCCTGCCTGCCGCCACCGTGGGCATGGCTGTGGCCTTTGCCGACATGCCCTCCGCCATGCGCGCCGTCGCTGCCGTACTCGGGGCCGGACATCTTCCCTCGGCCATTGAATTCATGGACCACCGCTGTCTTGCGCTGGTGGGCGAGATGCTGCCGTTTCCCGTGCCGGGAGCGCGTCCTTCATTGCTCATCATCGAACTGGACGGACAGCGGGCCACCATCGAACCGCAGCTTGACGCCGTGGCCGCCATCTGCCGGGAACAGGGGGCCACGCAGGTTCTGCCCGCCCCGACCGACGCGGAACGCGCCACCATCTGGGGCGTGCGACGGCAGGTCTCGCTTCGCATCCACGACTATGCGGGGCTGTACCTCTCCGAGGACGTGGCGGTGCCGCTTGTGGCCATCGCCGACCTCGTGGCGGAATTGCCCGCCTTCGAAGAACGCTACGGTCTTGAGATTTTCGCCTTCGGGCATGCCGGGGACGGCAACATCCATCTCAATGTCACCTCCTCCAGCACTGACAACCGTGAACGTGCGGAAGAAGGCGTTGTCGCCCTTGCCCGACGTGTGGTTGAACTGGGCGGGACCATCTCCGGTGAGCACGGTATCGGAGAGGCCAAGAAGCACCTCGTACCGCTTGAACTCTCGGCGCGGTCCATTGCGTTGCAGAAGGGCATCCGCGGCGTGTTCGACCCCCTCGGCATCATGAACCCCGGCAAGGTCTTCCCCTAG
- a CDS encoding YaeQ family protein has protein sequence MSRRTGPPKNDPFRHGRSANATPQSPFGTATLAPGTLAPSPRQATVPDLQRRFLLQAAEGELAWHIALKLIAFILWMEHEPQVEMGVGWHYKPDVVIRDADGKVRLWGDCGNIAVRKIERVAGWLPQDGVLHILRRGRRDAGQLADSLRGKGRDPSKVRITAFDDGFVDGLAASLDTTNRIEAVCRDADLTLSVSNRKGVTTLASHLHAVFPA, from the coding sequence GTGTCCCGCCGCACGGGGCCGCCCAAGAACGACCCGTTCCGTCACGGTCGCAGCGCCAACGCCACACCCCAATCACCCTTCGGCACAGCCACCCTTGCCCCCGGCACCCTCGCGCCATCGCCGCGGCAGGCCACCGTACCCGACCTGCAACGCCGGTTTCTGCTGCAGGCCGCCGAGGGTGAATTGGCATGGCACATCGCGCTCAAGCTCATCGCCTTCATCCTGTGGATGGAACATGAGCCGCAGGTGGAGATGGGGGTCGGCTGGCACTATAAACCCGATGTGGTCATCCGGGATGCGGATGGCAAGGTGCGCCTGTGGGGCGACTGCGGCAACATCGCTGTCCGCAAGATAGAACGGGTGGCAGGCTGGCTGCCGCAGGACGGCGTGTTACACATCCTGCGCCGGGGCAGGCGTGACGCCGGACAACTGGCGGACTCGCTGCGCGGCAAGGGGCGCGACCCCTCCAAGGTACGCATCACCGCCTTCGACGACGGCTTCGTGGATGGACTCGCCGCCAGCCTCGACACCACCAACCGTATCGAAGCCGTGTGCCGAGACGCAGACCTGACACTCTCGGTCAGCAACCGCAAGGGCGTCACCACACTCGCGTCGCATCTTCACGCCGTCTTCCCGGCCTGA
- a CDS encoding pyridoxal phosphate-dependent aminotransferase: MSDVFRVSRRVQQIRISATKLMPMLAARVGGCVSLGQGVPSFRTPEHIVEAVCRALRDKADAGRYTLQPGMPALREAIAADLAARKGYMVNPDSEVGVTVGAMEALLMALLTVVDRGDEVIIPSPGYASHAEQVLMAEGVPVHVPLRADDWGLDVDAIRAAVTPRTRAVIVCNPGNPTGTVYDDADVRALCELALERNIMLISDETYDYMVYGGGEPLSPASLPEMRRHVIVVNSFSKKYALTGWRVGYCAADAAWMGELLKVHDAAAICAPAVSQYAALAALTGPQDCVDDMRAALSARRNLACARLDAMAPHFDYVQPRGAFYIMARYTFTDAPSDMVARRLLEEGRVITVPGASFGPTGERHLRLSFGMEEAELDEAFDRMAAWTQRVVASGGLGG; encoded by the coding sequence ATGTCCGACGTCTTTCGCGTGTCACGCCGAGTGCAGCAGATACGCATCTCCGCCACCAAGCTCATGCCCATGCTCGCCGCCCGCGTGGGCGGTTGCGTTTCACTCGGTCAGGGCGTGCCTTCGTTCCGCACACCCGAACACATCGTCGAGGCCGTATGCCGTGCCCTGCGGGACAAGGCCGATGCGGGGCGCTACACCCTGCAACCGGGTATGCCTGCTCTCCGCGAGGCCATCGCCGCCGACCTTGCCGCCCGCAAGGGCTACATGGTGAACCCCGACTCTGAGGTCGGCGTCACCGTGGGAGCCATGGAAGCCCTGCTCATGGCCCTGCTCACGGTGGTGGACAGGGGCGACGAGGTGATCATTCCCTCTCCGGGGTATGCCTCGCATGCCGAACAGGTGCTCATGGCTGAAGGGGTCCCGGTGCACGTTCCGCTGCGTGCCGACGACTGGGGGCTGGATGTGGACGCCATCCGCGCTGCGGTGACGCCGAGGACGCGCGCCGTCATCGTCTGCAATCCCGGGAATCCCACCGGAACGGTCTATGACGATGCCGACGTGCGCGCCCTGTGCGAACTCGCACTGGAGCGCAACATCATGCTCATCTCCGACGAGACCTACGACTACATGGTCTATGGCGGGGGTGAACCCCTGAGCCCCGCCAGTCTGCCGGAGATGCGCCGCCATGTCATCGTGGTCAACTCGTTCTCCAAGAAGTACGCCCTCACGGGCTGGCGTGTCGGCTACTGCGCCGCAGACGCCGCATGGATGGGTGAACTGCTGAAGGTGCACGACGCGGCAGCCATCTGCGCCCCCGCCGTCTCGCAGTATGCCGCCCTTGCCGCCCTCACCGGGCCGCAGGATTGTGTGGATGACATGCGTGCGGCCCTTTCCGCGCGGCGCAACCTCGCCTGTGCGCGACTCGACGCCATGGCCCCCCACTTCGACTATGTGCAGCCACGCGGTGCGTTCTACATCATGGCGCGGTACACGTTCACCGATGCCCCGTCGGACATGGTCGCCCGTAGGCTGCTGGAAGAGGGGCGTGTCATCACCGTGCCGGGCGCGTCGTTCGGCCCCACGGGCGAGCGGCATCTTCGCCTCTCGTTCGGCATGGAAGAGGCGGAATTGGACGAAGCCTTCGACCGTATGGCGGCGTGGACACAGCGCGTCGTGGCGTCGGGCGGGCTTGGAGGCTAG